A single window of Phyllostomus discolor isolate MPI-MPIP mPhyDis1 chromosome 13, mPhyDis1.pri.v3, whole genome shotgun sequence DNA harbors:
- the ANKRD13A gene encoding ankyrin repeat domain-containing protein 13A isoform X2 has protein sequence MSSAGDISAHFPLHLLVWNNDYRQLEKELRGQNVEAVDPRGRTLLHLAVSLGHLESARVLLRHKADVTKENREGWTVLHEAVSTGDPEMVHTVLQHRDYHHTSTALEAVPELLQKILETPDFYVQMKWEFTSWVPLVSRICPNDVCRIWKSGAKLRVDITLLGFENMSWIRGRRSFIFKGEDNWAELMEVNHDDKVVTTEHFDLSQEMERLTLDLMKPTGREVERRLTSPVINTSLDTKNIAFERTKSGFWGWRTDKAEVVNGYEAKVYTVNNVSVITKIRTEHLTEEEKKRYKADRNPLESLLGTVEHQFGAQGDLTTERATANNPTAITPDEYFDAEFDLRDRDIGRPKELTIRTQKFKATLWMCEEFPLSLVEQVIPIIDLMSRTSAHFARLRDFIKLEFPPGFPVKIEIPLFHVLNARITFGNVNGCSTAEETPSQNVDGTTANSASSTADFEVDQSVFEIPESYHVQDNGKNVHLQDEDYDIMQFAIQQSLLESSRSQDLSGSASNGGVSQTHVYDAQYERAIQESLLTSSEGLCPSASSETSHFDSDLQLAMELSAKELEERELRLREEEAELQQVLQLSLTEK, from the exons ATGTCCTCGGCCGGCGACATCAGCGCCCACTTCCCTTTGCACCTCCTAGTCTGGAACAACGATTACCGGCAGCTGGAGAAGGAGCTGCGGGGCCag AACGTGGAGGCTGTGGATCCCCGAGGCCGGACCTTATTGCATCTCGCTGTGTCTTTGGGACACTTGGAGTCAGCTAGAGTCTTGCTCCGACATAAAGCAGATGTTACCAAAGAAAATCGCGAGGGGTGGACAG TTTTGCACGAGGCGGTGAGCACCGGGGACCCCGAGATGGTGCACACGGTCCTGCAGCACCGAGACTACCACCACACGTCCACGGCCCTTGAGGCGGTGCCTGAGCTGCTCCAGAAGATTCTGGAG ACTCCGGATTTTTATGTGCAGATGAAATGGGAATTCACCAGCTGGG TGCCCTTGGTTTCCAGGATATGCCCGAACGACGTCTGCCGCATCTGGAAGAGCGGCGCCAAGCTGCGCGTGGACATCACGCTGCTGGGCTTCGAGAACATGAGCTGGATCCGCGGGAGGCGCAGCTTCATATTCAAGGGGGAAG ACAACTGGGCGGAGCTGATGGAAGTCAACCATGATGACAAGGTGGTCACCACGGAACACTTTGACCTTTCCCAGGAAATGGAGCGCCTCACTCTGGACCTGATGAAGCCAACAGGCAGGGAAGTTGAGAGGCGGCTCACAAGCCCAGTCATTAACACCAGCCTCGATACTAAAAATATCGCTTTTGAAAG AACTAAATCCGGATTCTGGGGCTGGAGGACAGATAAAGCAGAAGTTGTTAATGGTTACGAAGCAAAG GTTTACACAGTAAATAATGTGAGCGTGATAACCAAAATACGGACGGAACATCTGAccgaggaagaaaaaaagagatacaaaG CGGACAGGAACCCGCTGGAGTCTTTGCTGGGAACTGTGGAACACCAGTTTGGTGCTCAAGGG GACCTCACCACAGAGCGCGCCACGGCAAACAACCCTACGGCCATCACGCCCGACGAGTACTTCGACGCAGAGTTTGACCTGAGGGACAGAGACATCGGGAGGCCGAAAGAGCTGACGATCCGCACGCAGAA GTTCAAAGCCACGCTGTGGATGTGTGAGGAGTTTCCTCTGTCCCTGGTGGAGCAGGTCATCCCCATCATCGACCTGATGTCCAGGACTAGCGCTCATTTTGCAAGACTGAGAGATTTCATCAAATTGGAGTTCCCGCCTGGATTTCCTGTCAAAATAG AAATTCCCTTGTTTCACGTCTTGAATGCTCGGATTACGTTTGGAAATGTCAATGGCTGCAGTACCGCTGAAGAAACTCCGTCTCAGAACGTGGATGGGACCACGGCCAATTCAG CTTCCTCCACCGCAGACTTCGAGGTTGACCAGTCCGTGTTTGAAATTCCCGAATCTTACCACGTTCAGGACAACGGCAAGAACGTGCACCTGCAGGACGAAGACTACGACATCATGCAGTTCGCCATCCAGCAGAGCCTGCTGGAGTCCAGCAGGAG CCAGGACCTTTCAGGATCAGCTTCGAATGGAGGAGTCAGCCAGACACATGTCTACGACGCCCAGTATGAGAG GGCCATCCAGGAAAGCCTCCTCACCAGCTCCGAAGGCCTATGCCCTAGTGCCTCAAGTGAGACAAGCCATTTTGATAGCGACCTGCAGCTCGCCATGGAGCTCTCTGCCAAAGAGCTGGAGGAGCGGGAGCTCCGCCTCCGGGAAGAGGAGGCGGAGCTTCAGCAAGTCTTACAGCTGTCTCTCACGGAGAAATAG
- the ANKRD13A gene encoding ankyrin repeat domain-containing protein 13A isoform X1: protein MSSAGDISAHFPLHLLVWNNDYRQLEKELRGQNVEAVDPRGRTLLHLAVSLGHLESARVLLRHKADVTKENREGWTVLHEAVSTGDPEMVHTVLQHRDYHHTSTALEAVPELLQKILETPDFYVQMKWEFTSWVPLVSRICPNDVCRIWKSGAKLRVDITLLGFENMSWIRGRRSFIFKGEDNWAELMEVNHDDKVVTTEHFDLSQEMERLTLDLMKPTGREVERRLTSPVINTSLDTKNIAFERTKSGFWGWRTDKAEVVNGYEAKVYTVNNVSVITKIRTEHLTEEEKKRYKADRNPLESLLGTVEHQFGAQGDLTTERATANNPTAITPDEYFDAEFDLRDRDIGRPKELTIRTQKFKATLWMCEEFPLSLVEQVIPIIDLMSRTSAHFARLRDFIKLEFPPGFPVKIEIPLFHVLNARITFGNVNGCSTAEETPSQNVDGTTANSASSTADFEVDQSVFEIPESYHVQDNGKNVHLQDEDYDIMQFAIQQSLLESSRSQDLSGSASNGGVSQTHVYDAQYERAIQESLLTSSEGLCPSASSETSHFDSDLQLAMELSAKELEERELRLREEEAELQQVLQLSLTEK from the exons ATGTCCTCGGCCGGCGACATCAGCGCCCACTTCCCTTTGCACCTCCTAGTCTGGAACAACGATTACCGGCAGCTGGAGAAGGAGCTGCGGGGCCag AACGTGGAGGCTGTGGATCCCCGAGGCCGGACCTTATTGCATCTCGCTGTGTCTTTGGGACACTTGGAGTCAGCTAGAGTCTTGCTCCGACATAAAGCAGATGTTACCAAAGAAAATCGCGAGGGGTGGACAG TTTTGCACGAGGCGGTGAGCACCGGGGACCCCGAGATGGTGCACACGGTCCTGCAGCACCGAGACTACCACCACACGTCCACGGCCCTTGAGGCGGTGCCTGAGCTGCTCCAGAAGATTCTGGAG ACTCCGGATTTTTATGTGCAGATGAAATGGGAATTCACCAGCTGGG TGCCCTTGGTTTCCAGGATATGCCCGAACGACGTCTGCCGCATCTGGAAGAGCGGCGCCAAGCTGCGCGTGGACATCACGCTGCTGGGCTTCGAGAACATGAGCTGGATCCGCGGGAGGCGCAGCTTCATATTCAAGGGGGAAG ACAACTGGGCGGAGCTGATGGAAGTCAACCATGATGACAAGGTGGTCACCACGGAACACTTTGACCTTTCCCAGGAAATGGAGCGCCTCACTCTGGACCTGATGAAGCCAACAGGCAGGGAAGTTGAGAGGCGGCTCACAAGCCCAGTCATTAACACCAGCCTCGATACTAAAAATATCGCTTTTGAAAG AACTAAATCCGGATTCTGGGGCTGGAGGACAGATAAAGCAGAAGTTGTTAATGGTTACGAAGCAAAG GTTTACACAGTAAATAATGTGAGCGTGATAACCAAAATACGGACGGAACATCTGAccgaggaagaaaaaaagagatacaaaG CGGACAGGAACCCGCTGGAGTCTTTGCTGGGAACTGTGGAACACCAGTTTGGTGCTCAAGGG GACCTCACCACAGAGCGCGCCACGGCAAACAACCCTACGGCCATCACGCCCGACGAGTACTTCGACGCAGAGTTTGACCTGAGGGACAGAGACATCGGGAGGCCGAAAGAGCTGACGATCCGCACGCAGAA GTTCAAAGCCACGCTGTGGATGTGTGAGGAGTTTCCTCTGTCCCTGGTGGAGCAGGTCATCCCCATCATCGACCTGATGTCCAGGACTAGCGCTCATTTTGCAAGACTGAGAGATTTCATCAAATTGGAGTTCCCGCCTGGATTTCCTGTCAAAATAG AAATTCCCTTGTTTCACGTCTTGAATGCTCGGATTACGTTTGGAAATGTCAATGGCTGCAGTACCGCTGAAGAAACTCCGTCTCAGAACGTGGATGGGACCACGGCCAATTCAG CTTCCTCCACCGCAGACTTCGAGGTTGACCAGTCCGTGTTTGAAATTCCCGAATCTTACCACGTTCAGGACAACGGCAAGAACGTGCACCTGCAGGACGAAGACTACGACATCATGCAGTTCGCCATCCAGCAGAGCCTGCTGGAGTCCAGCAGGAGTCAG GACCTTTCAGGATCAGCTTCGAATGGAGGAGTCAGCCAGACACATGTCTACGACGCCCAGTATGAGAG GGCCATCCAGGAAAGCCTCCTCACCAGCTCCGAAGGCCTATGCCCTAGTGCCTCAAGTGAGACAAGCCATTTTGATAGCGACCTGCAGCTCGCCATGGAGCTCTCTGCCAAAGAGCTGGAGGAGCGGGAGCTCCGCCTCCGGGAAGAGGAGGCGGAGCTTCAGCAAGTCTTACAGCTGTCTCTCACGGAGAAATAG